A portion of the Gottschalkia purinilytica genome contains these proteins:
- a CDS encoding acetamidase/formamidase family protein, which produces MKIKCSNSVFCMSYKNKPVETINSGDTITFETYDCFNNQIQNESHLLGELNWDLINPATGPVYVQDAKAGDILKVEIVDIKIADKGVMVTIPNLGPIGEDTTKEKTKIVPIRDGKAIFNDKIHIPINPMIGVIGTAPKEEEIPTGTPKEHGGNMDCKRIVKGAILYLPINVDGALLAIGDLHAVMGDGETGCCGVEIPGEATVKVEVIKGKDLPLPMLIEGKDIITIASAETLDEASVIATKNMHKFLIDNLKIEANEATMLLSIIGDLRICQIVDPLKTARMELPLWVVEKYNYNID; this is translated from the coding sequence ATGAAAATAAAATGTAGTAACTCAGTTTTTTGTATGTCATATAAGAATAAACCAGTAGAAACTATAAACTCTGGGGATACAATAACTTTTGAAACTTATGATTGCTTTAATAATCAGATACAAAATGAAAGTCATCTACTTGGAGAGTTAAACTGGGATCTTATAAATCCTGCTACAGGACCGGTTTATGTACAAGATGCAAAAGCAGGAGATATCTTAAAAGTTGAGATTGTAGATATAAAGATTGCAGATAAAGGAGTAATGGTTACTATTCCTAACCTTGGACCTATTGGTGAAGATACGACAAAAGAAAAAACAAAGATTGTACCTATTAGAGATGGTAAGGCAATATTCAATGATAAAATACATATACCTATAAATCCAATGATAGGAGTTATAGGCACAGCACCTAAGGAAGAAGAAATACCTACAGGAACTCCAAAAGAACATGGAGGAAATATGGATTGTAAAAGAATAGTTAAAGGAGCTATTTTGTATTTACCTATAAATGTAGATGGGGCATTACTAGCTATAGGTGATCTCCATGCAGTAATGGGAGATGGAGAAACAGGATGTTGTGGTGTTGAGATACCAGGAGAAGCTACTGTTAAGGTAGAAGTTATCAAAGGAAAAGACTTACCTCTTCCTATGCTTATAGAAGGTAAAGACATTATAACCATAGCTTCAGCAGAAACATTAGATGAGGCATCAGTTATTGCAACTAAAAATATGCATAAATTTTTAATAGATAATCTTAAAATAGAAGCCAATGAAGCAACCATGCTTTTATCAATAATAGGGGATTTAAGAATTTGCCAAATAGTAGATCCTTTAAAAACTGCGAGAATGGAATTACCATTATGGGTAGTTGAAAAATATAA
- a CDS encoding nucleotidyltransferase domain-containing protein, producing the protein MRENIIEKLKYIEEKENIKILFAVESGSRAWGFPSKDSDYDVRFIYIHPIEWYLSIEEKRDVIEYPIDNLLDISGWDIKKALGLFKKSNPSFMEWINSPVIYRKQGSFLDRVKDLSSIYFYPKASMNHYLNMATSNYKHYLMGNQVKIKKYFYVLRPILACKWIENEKTIVPMEFEVLLNSQVKDDELYHEIKTLLDMKKLEKEFDTRAKINIINNYIEKELKHYNEYVKSIEDKRELSFSALDQLFMDVLKES; encoded by the coding sequence ATGAGAGAAAATATAATTGAAAAGTTAAAATATATAGAAGAGAAAGAAAATATAAAAATATTATTTGCAGTTGAATCTGGAAGTAGGGCATGGGGGTTCCCTTCTAAGGATAGTGATTATGATGTTAGGTTCATATATATACATCCAATCGAATGGTATTTATCTATTGAAGAAAAGAGAGATGTAATAGAATATCCTATAGATAATCTATTAGACATAAGTGGATGGGACATAAAAAAGGCACTAGGACTATTTAAAAAATCAAATCCTTCTTTTATGGAATGGATAAATTCTCCGGTAATCTATAGAAAACAAGGAAGTTTTTTAGATAGAGTAAAGGATTTAAGTAGCATATACTTTTATCCTAAAGCCAGTATGAATCATTATTTGAATATGGCAACTAGTAACTATAAGCATTACTTAATGGGAAATCAAGTAAAAATAAAGAAATATTTTTATGTATTAAGACCTATCTTAGCATGTAAATGGATAGAAAATGAAAAGACAATAGTTCCTATGGAGTTTGAAGTACTTTTAAATAGTCAAGTGAAAGATGATGAACTATATCATGAGATAAAGACACTATTAGATATGAAAAAATTAGAAAAAGAGTTTGATACTAGGGCTAAAATTAACATTATTAATAACTATATTGAAAAGGAACTTAAACATTATAATGAATATGTTAAGTCTATAGAAGATAAAAGAGAATTGAGCTTTTCGGCTTTGGATCAGTTGTTTATGGATGTTCTAAAAGAAAGTTAG
- a CDS encoding methyltransferase domain-containing protein — protein sequence MNYNNLSSKDLFDFLIKEVNVNFEGWDFSYIESTGRMQEFPLTWSYRNKIISKIESAKSLLDMGTGGGEFLSSIKHIPNYTCATEGYKPNITVAKNKLEPLGVKVYELEDDSRLPFDDKTFDIIINKHESYCIKEVSRILKDKGKFITQQVGGENDKEINIIFKTSKGTDTNWNLQIAVNELKDLSLRILEQKEDFVKTRFYDIGAVVYYLKATPWQIPDFTVEKYFNHLLEIYKIIERKGYIDFTCHRFFIIAEKE from the coding sequence ATGAATTATAATAATCTTTCTAGTAAAGATTTATTTGATTTTTTAATAAAAGAAGTAAATGTGAATTTTGAAGGATGGGACTTTTCTTATATAGAAAGTACAGGAAGAATGCAGGAATTTCCTTTAACTTGGAGCTATAGAAATAAAATAATATCAAAAATTGAAAGTGCGAAATCTTTACTTGATATGGGGACTGGAGGCGGAGAATTTCTTTCTTCTATAAAACATATACCAAATTATACTTGTGCAACGGAAGGATATAAACCAAATATTACTGTAGCAAAGAATAAATTAGAACCATTAGGAGTTAAGGTTTATGAATTAGAAGATGATAGTAGATTACCCTTTGATGATAAGACATTTGATATTATAATAAATAAACATGAATCTTACTGTATAAAAGAGGTAAGTAGGATATTAAAAGATAAAGGTAAATTTATAACTCAACAAGTTGGAGGAGAAAATGATAAGGAGATAAATATTATTTTTAAAACTTCTAAAGGTACTGACACTAACTGGAATTTACAAATAGCAGTTAATGAACTCAAAGACTTAAGTTTAAGAATATTAGAACAAAAAGAAGACTTTGTAAAAACTAGATTTTATGATATAGGAGCAGTAGTATACTATCTTAAAGCCACACCATGGCAGATTCCTGATTTTACTGTTGAAAAATATTTTAATCATCTTCTAGAAATATATAAGATTATAGAAAGAAAAGGATATATAGACTTTACGTGTCATAGATTTTTTATAATAGCAGAAAAAGAATAA